From Daucus carota subsp. sativus chromosome 6, DH1 v3.0, whole genome shotgun sequence, the proteins below share one genomic window:
- the LOC108225758 gene encoding uncharacterized protein LOC108225758, whose amino-acid sequence MESSGLVADKFCWKMSHMDTSSDELSLPHTFCAKYAHRLHEDMHLKLRNGYIIPVKFDKSKGILKGLMWFFKQFELKGGEILLFEYFGRYNINVYILGTNCSEIRYPDIVHYLQQSSSRIVTLGDGGWRFVWFNLERTTTFDEIAPPDAFLICCAFSFSEPMTYVISNGKKFSCSYCHTSRKFKGLGFLSDSLGLTAMPALHMLLFTYEVDSVVSITAFDEQLCEIVFPGHPLSSEGDSHDSSVLKPVSLHFKITVEKRHMSTDCDLIEISNEFRNLCRMWDKFQTIFVYSGNGCWMLHICRRNNYYCSTIEGGWQHLREDLGLNAGDQLVFECPVMSVDRFSVLV is encoded by the exons ATGGAATCCTCTGGACTTGTGGCTGACAAATTTTGCTGGAAAATGAGCCACATGGACACTTCCTCTGATGAATTG AGTCTTCCTCATACTTTCTGTGCGAAATATGCTCACCGACTACATGAGGATATGCACTTGAAATTGCGGAATGGTTACATTATTCCGGTTAAGTTTGATAAGAGTAAAGGTATTTTGAAGGGCCTAATGTGGTTTTTTAAGCAGTTCGAGCTCAAAGGGGGTGAAATTCTGTTGTTTGAATACTTTGGAAgatataatattaatgtttATATATTGGGTACTAATTGTTCTGAGATCCGCTACCCTGATATTGTTCATTATTTGCAACAAAGTTCCTCTCGAATAG TCACTCTGGGTGATGGAGGTTGGAGATTTGTTTGGTTCAATTTAGAGCGAACAACTACTTTTGATGAAATT GCACCTCCAGATGCATTCTTGATATGCTGtgcattttctttttctgaaccAATGACATATGTTATCAGCAATGGCAAGAAGTTTTCCTGTTCATATTGTCACACATCTCGCAAATTCAAAGGATTGGGATTCCTATCTGATAGTTTAGGACTAACTGCTATGCCTGCATTGCATATGTTGTTGTTTACTTATGAAGTTGACTCAGTCGTGTCGATTACGGCTTTTGATGAACAATTGTGTGAGATAGTGTTTCCTGGACATCCACTATCATCAG AAGGTGATTCACATGATTCTTCAGTATTGAAACCAGTTAGTTTGCACTTCAAAATCACTGTTGAAAAGCGACATATGTCCACGGACTGTGATCTTATT GAAATCTCAAATGAATTTAGAAATCTTTGTAGAATGTGGGACAAATTCCAAACAATTTTTGTTTATTCGGGAAATGGATGTTGGATGCTTCATATCTGTCGGAGGAATAACTACTACTGCTCAACGATAGAAGGTGGATGGCAGCATTTGCGAGAGGATTTGGGCTTGAATGCAGGGGACCAACTTGTTTTTGAATGTCCGGTAATGTCGGTTGACCGTTTCAGTGTGCTAGTTTAA
- the LOC108226060 gene encoding uncharacterized protein LOC108226060, producing the protein MAPPKYDSFKDLRKGKYDWKVQARVMHVWRGFTKAKQVFKSFNILLVDSKRVRIHAFVPGSEADELAEILEVGKAYLIENFTVNDYTLDDKFRCVWKDIQIVFDSQTKITLLDEKAVNIENYVFDFFDLSDLPSLSKQNMYLTDVIGVMEKPKPLAKIRNRHGILQDQIKFRITDGSKYVKVTFWDEFAVRFSKALKPNLEWPIIIVIGSVRVQEWKDEIGIANASATNFYLNCNHRKVAEIRKRLSNKSFPATNLDYGSNPSTNTFKVQAIKDFKEDKIQKEVFCQVKIRKIQNVSRWFVNVCTSCYKETEFTDNIYNCKYYDRTGSYPDKKFQICIFASDETGAIDIQLEDREVRTLIGKTVFSIIDEGHTDQTIPLLLKNLENKDCTIKLLISKENITEGYPIYNAEDIMEGFSVHDDSEDESIPHPIEQMQTEQ; encoded by the exons ATGGCTCCACCTAAGTACGATTCGTTCAAGGATTTGAGGAAGGGGAAATATGATTGGAAGGTTCAAGCAAGAGTAATGCATGTATGGAGAGGCTTCACTAAAGCGAAACAAGTTTTCAAAAGCTTCAACATTTTACTGGTGGATAGTAAA CGTGTACGCATTCATGCATTTGTTCCTGGATCTGAGGCTGATGAACTTGCTGAAATTCTAGAAGTTGGCAAAGCTTACTTGATAGAGAATTTCACAGTAAATGATTACACCTTGGATGACAAATTTCGATGTGTTTGGAAGGATATACAGATCGTTTTCGATAGTCAAACTAAAATCACACTGTTGGACGAAAAAGCTGTTAACattgaaaattatgtctttgaTTTCTTTGATCTATCTGACCTTCCTTCACTATCAAAGCAGAACATGTATCTCACTG ATGTCATTGGAGTTATGGAGAAACCAAAACCTCTGGCCAAAATACGAAATAGACATGGTATATTGCAAGACCAAATCAAATTTAGAATCACTGATGGGAG caaatatgtgaaagtaacTTTCTGGGATGAGTTTGCTGTAAGATTCTCGAAAGCACTGAAACCAAATTTGGAATGGCCGATTATCATTGTCATTGGGAGTGTTCGAGTACAAGAGTGGAAAG ACGAAATCGGAATAGCTAATGCGAGTGCAACAAACTTTTATCTCAACTGTAACCACCGGAAAGTGGCTGAGATCAGAAAGAG GTTGTCAAACAAATCATTTCCAGCCACCAACCTGGATTATGGAAGTAACCCAAGTACAAATACATTTAAAGTGCAAGCCATTAAAGATTTCAAAGAGGATAAGATTCAG AAGGAGGTTTTCTGTCAAGTCAAAATCAGGAAAATACAGAATGTTAGCAGGTGGTTTGTGAATGTTTGTACCTCATGCTACAAAGAAACAGAGTTTACGGACAACATCTACAACTGCAAATACTACGATAGGACAGGGTCATATCCAGATAAGAA ATTCCAAATTTGTATTTTCGCTTCGGACGAAACAGGTGCAATTGATATTCAGCTAGAAGATCGTGAAGTTCGCACACTAATTGGAAAAACTGTCTTCAGCATTATTGATGAG GGACACACCGATCAAACTATACCACTCCTGTTAAAGAATTTGGAGAACAAAGACTGCACAATCAAGCTACTCATAAGCAAAGAAAATATAACTGAGGGATACCCTATTTATAATGCAGAAGACATAATGGAAGGATTTAGTGTTCATGATGACAGTGAAGATGAAAGTATTCCACATCCAATCGAACAGATGCAAACTGAG CAATGA
- the LOC135147244 gene encoding uncharacterized protein LOC135147244: protein MAAFIKFPMEILWHNTNICDFFKEDLKEGNIYRISNFHVKKYKGEENNRAIRTEKHIYFDNYTNLVLDKRDANIFPKHAFDLFDLADASKFLTDQRFLIDVVGVITNKYVERVFSKDDNSKSHIRFVITDGSCDMRVTFFNDLAEELEKQLKKTTEEQVVIVIAFAKVQQHEGSICLKNYPATRFYLNPEHYSVNILKKRLVASSSNRKCEVVQQVFVEEVIDDKIYQISEIKKFTAECIQKKYKCQVTVKKVEEKTNWYDNVCTSCAEEVDILDGRYKCLNCKRSIPFPDKRFRLATVCNDSSGCIGIVFPDEEIQRITGKNVFDIENDESQVGDAISFPPVLKEFEKKEFIVTLIIGESNVESKSNVYVAHSIDEPPEMLGDHVPGEVTSLTSKQDSMAVDLNETLNRATDSPATEKSTNKQRPRKRTEHVAFNTDEIVTMTKRKNIKKDSD from the exons atggcagccttcattaAGTTTCCAAT ggagattttatggcacaacacaaATATATGTGACTTTTTCAAAGAAGATCTCAAGGAAGGCAACATTTACCGTATTTCTAACTTTCATGTGAAAAAGTATAAGGGAGAAGAAAACAATAGAGCAATTCGAACTGAGAAACACATATACTTTGACAACTACACAAATCTGGTTTTAGATAAAAGAGATGCAAATATTTTCCCAAAGCATGCTTTTGATTTGTTTGATCTCGCTGATGCTTCAAAGTTTCTGACAGATCAACGCTTTCTCATAG ATGTGGTTGGTGTCATAACAAACAAATACGTGGAACGTGTTTTCTCAAAAGATGACAATAGCAAATCACACATTCGATTTGTTATCACTGATGGAAG TTGTGACATGAGGGTGACCTTCTTCAATGACCTTGCCGAGGAACTTGAGAAACAGTTAAAAAAAACCACTGAGGAACAAGTTGTGATTGTAATTGCATTTGCCAAAGTTCAGCAACATGAGG gaTCAATCTGTTTGAAGAACTATCCGGCAACAAGGTTTTATCTAAACCCTGAGCACTATAGTGTCAACATTTTAAAGAAAAG ATTGGTCGCTTCTTCATCAAACAGAAAATGTGAGGTTGTCCAACAGGTTTTTGTCGAAGAAGTGATTGATGACAAAATCTACCAAATTTCTGAGATTAAAAAGTTCACTGCCGAATGCATTCAG AAAAAGTATAAATGCCAAGTCACTGTGAAGAAGGTCGAGGAGAAGACTAATTGGTATGATAATGTCTGTACCTCCTGTGCTGAAGAGGTGGACATTCTTGATGGAAGATATAAATGTCTGAATTGTAAAAGAAGTATCCCCTTTCCCGACAAGAG ATTTCGATTGGCTACTGTCTGCAACGACTCAAGTGGTTGTATTGGGATTGTGTTTCCTGATGAAGAGATACAAAGAATCACCGGAAAGAATGTTTTTGACATTGAGAATGACGAATCTCAG GTTGGCGATGCAATATCATTTCCTCCCGTGCTCAAGGAATTTGAAAAGAAAGAATTCATTGTTACCTTGATCATAGGTGAGAGCAATGTCGAGAGCAAAAGTAATGTTTACGTTGCTCATTCAATTGACGAGCCTCCTGAAATGCTCGGAGACCACGTTCCTGGTGAAGTAACCTCTCTGACCTCCAAGCAAGACTCTATGGCTGTG GATTTGAATGAAACATTAAATCGTGCAACTGATAGTCCAGCAACTGAGAAGTCAACAAACAAGCAGAGGCCACGCAAGAGAACTGAACATGTGGCATTCAACACAGATGAAATTGTTACAATGACCAAGCGTAAAAACATCAAGAAAGACAGT GATTAG